Within the Deltaproteobacteria bacterium genome, the region GCTCGGTCTCAATCACCAGGCCGGCGTCTTGTGGATAACCGCTGCCATGTTTGGTCTGGCCTATGGAGCGGCCGTGATCGTGGAAGAGGCCCGAGAGGGATACTTGCAGAGCGAAGAACTGGAAGGGCTTCACCTGTCAATTGGCATAAACCATTCTCTCTTAGAAGACCCTAGCCTTTTCCTGGCCATGGGTTTGAGCCCTTTCTGGTTGTGGGTACCAAGGCTGATTACCGCCATGGTTGCTGTTCGTCTTCTCAGTGTGTGGCAGTCCTTTGCCAGAAGAAGAATATAAGCCGCTTATCCCCTGGGTATTCCCGAGAATATAAAGGTCAACTTCGAGCGTTCGCTGCCGGGGCCATGGAAGGCCCGCGAACTGCTCGCAATAGAAGTGATCACTGGCGTCCTCTTATTGTGGTGGAGAGGCGGAGAATTTTGCCTGCACGCAATACTTTTACTTCAAAGCGGGAGAGGCCGCCTATCCTTTGGCGAATCTCGCACCCGGTTTGCTCGTCTGTGGAAACTGCTATGCCCTGAACCTCCAGGATAATGTCCCCTCCGAGCAGTAGTTTTTCATTGCCCAGCCTTACAGGAATATTGCCCGGCTGTAGGCCGAGTCTGTAACCAGGGGAGTCTGTTGCCACCCGTTGAATCAGCAAGCCAGCTTCTTGCGGCACATTCAGGGCTTTGGCCAGCGGGCCTGAGACCAGGTAAAATTGCAGGCCGCTCCAGAATGATTTTTGCTCGAGGAGCAGCTCCCTGGCGGTGTTGATGCTGACGGCAAAGCCCAGGCCTTCTGAGCCGCCTGACTGAGTGAGTATCCGGCTGACAATGGCGATGACTTCACCGTCCATATTGAACATGGGGCCGCCTGAATTGCCTCTGTTGATTGCTGCATCGGTCTGCAGGAATTCAATGGGCAGAAGCCCCGGGCAGGCCCCTGGAGGTCTTCTGCGACCACTCAGATAGCCCACAGTGAGGGTATGTTCCATGCCGTAGGGTGCGCCGACCACGAAAACTCTGTCGCCTATATGCACCTTGTTGGAGTCACCCAGATGAGCTACTACCAGATTCGAAGGCTGCCTCTCGAGCTTGAGCAGAGCAACATCGGCCTGGGGTGCCGAGTTTACTACTTTTGCCGACACCATGGCGCCATCCGCAAAAGAGACGTTTACTTCGTCCGCCACCTGCACCACGTGAGCAGCCGTCATAATCAGGCCATCTTTGGAAATTACCACTCCGGAAGCAAGTCCCTGGGTGGCAACACCCTCCCCGCGAATCATGGTGGCGTAGCCGCGCTCTCTGGTAAGGATCAGCACTACAGAAGGGTTGA harbors:
- a CDS encoding trypsin-like peptidase domain-containing protein, which codes for MRNGLFFLFLVFSCISLTVPAKGEPLSKVFQRVNPSVVLILTRERGYATMIRGEGVATQGLASGVVISKDGLIMTAAHVVQVADEVNVSFADGAMVSAKVVNSAPQADVALLKLERQPSNLVVAHLGDSNKVHIGDRVFVVGAPYGMEHTLTVGYLSGRRRPPGACPGLLPIEFLQTDAAINRGNSGGPMFNMDGEVIAIVSRILTQSGGSEGLGFAVSINTARELLLEQKSFWSGLQFYLVSGPLAKALNVPQEAGLLIQRVATDSPGYRLGLQPGNIPVRLGNEKLLLGGDIILEVQGIAVSTDEQTGCEIRQRIGGLSRFEVKVLRAGKILRLSTTIRGRQ